The region CACCGAGGTAACCAGCTCCTCCAGGTCCGGGAAGCTTGCAGGGCTCCCCACTGGCACAATCAGTTTTACGAGGCACTTTTCAGGATCCAGCCGCTCCTTGAGGTGAGATGCAAGAGCGTTCATCATGTGGGTTTTGCCTGTACCGGCCGCGCCGTGAAGAAAAAGAAAGGGGCGTGGTAATTCCCCTGATTCGTAAACTGACCGGATAGTCAATAAGGCTTCTCTGATCCCCTCATGGATCACGAGATTGTCCAAAGTGAACCGGGGGGGCGTGGCAAATGGCAAGAGCAGTTGGGTCATGTCCGCCATTCTAAAGTGCAGCGCAAGAATGATCAATGGGGAATCGCCTCCGCCAATTCATTTACATGGAAGAGGCTCCGGCCGGGAAGAAACCTGCTTCTCGCGCGGGGTTACAACCAAGAAGCCGGGCCGGTACGAGGGCACCAATGAATCCCTGGGAAGTCGTAGCATTCTCGGTTGTGAAATGGCATTCCGAGACCTCTCTGCCCGTCCGCGAAAGCGGCAGGACACGAACTTGAAAAACAAAACACTTGACAGTACAAGGCTGGTTGATTAAAAAAAGTACAGCCACTTTTTAGAAACCCCCTTCCAGGAGCACGCTTCCAGCCGAGGAAAATCATGTCGTAACGGGTCGGGGCCATTGAGGTCAAGCGCTGTGGCGTGTGTTTAGCGACCCTGCTCGAAAAAAACTTCAGGCGGAACTCCAAAACCAACAGCTTTGTCCCTACCAAAACAGAAAGAGACGCAGGAGATCTCATGGACGTTGCACAATTGAAAGAAAAGAAGGTCAGCGAACTTTTGGCCATAGCCAATTCACTTGCCGTTGAAGGCGCAAGCAGCATGCGCAAACAGGAGCTGATCTTCGCAATACTTCAGGCTCATCAAGCAAGCGAGAAAGAAGCGCCCATCAGGGGCGAGGGAGTTTTGGAAATCCTCCCCGACGGATTCGGATTCCTTCGAGCGCCTGACTACAATTATCTGCCCGGACCTGATGACATTTATGTTTCTCCCAGCCAGATAAGGCGCTTCAACATGCGGACCGGCGACACCATTTCCGGATATATCCGGCCCCCGAAAGACACGGAGCGCTACTTCGCCCTTCTTAAAGTCGAGACCATGAACAGCGAAGATCCGGAGTTGGTTCGAGACAAGGTGCTCTTTGACAACCTCACCCCGCTTTATCCGGAGGAGAAACTAAATCTGGAGATAGCTTCGACACAGTATTCGATGCGAGTCATGGATCTCCTGACCCCTATCGGTAAAGGACAGCGCGGGTTAATAGTCTCCCCGCCCAAGGCCGGCAAAACTGTGCTGTTGCAGCAAATCGCCAACAGCGTGACGCATAATCATCCGGAAGTTTATTTGATCGTGCTGCTGATCGACGAGCGTCCGGAGGAAGTCACCGACATGCAAAGGTCGGTCAAAGGTGAGGTTATTTCTTCCACTTTTGACGAACCCGCGCAAAGGCATGTGCAGGTGGCCGACATGGTCATAGAAAAGGCCAAGCGGCTGGTAGAGCACAAAAGGAATGTAGTCATCCTGCTGGA is a window of Desulfomonile tiedjei DNA encoding:
- the rho gene encoding transcription termination factor Rho translates to MDVAQLKEKKVSELLAIANSLAVEGASSMRKQELIFAILQAHQASEKEAPIRGEGVLEILPDGFGFLRAPDYNYLPGPDDIYVSPSQIRRFNMRTGDTISGYIRPPKDTERYFALLKVETMNSEDPELVRDKVLFDNLTPLYPEEKLNLEIASTQYSMRVMDLLTPIGKGQRGLIVSPPKAGKTVLLQQIANSVTHNHPEVYLIVLLIDERPEEVTDMQRSVKGEVISSTFDEPAQRHVQVADMVIEKAKRLVEHKRNVVILLDSITRLARAHNTVVPPSGKILSGGVDSNALHRPKRFFGAARNIEEGGSLTIIATALIDTGSKMDEVIYEEFKGTGNMEIHLDRRLLERRIFPCIDINRSGTRKEELLVSQQDLQRIWLLRKLLADMNSVDAMEFLLDKIMQTDSNREFLEIMNR